AGGCCAGACCGATGAATTCCTGTGCGGGCAGCCCTTTTTCCCTTAACTGGATAATTCTGACGCCTCCCTGCAGGGCAAGGTCTACCTGTTCAAGCACGTTGTAGCCTTTGTTGAGGCGAGGATCTGTGACGAAATAGAGCCGGTAATCCTTAAGGGTGGGCTTTCCTGTTTTTCGGTGGGCCGCCTTCATTGCCATGTCGACACTCATTCGCACACAGGTCTTATTCGGAGTTTTTCGATCATTACATCTTCCGAAAGGTTATAGAGGGCGTCGTACAAAGCCACCTGAAAACTTCCGGGCCCGTTCGACATACGGGCCGCTTCCTCTCCTGCGAGTCCGTAATATCCAAGAGCCGCGGCCGCAGCGACCAGTGGGTCAGGCTCAACTGCCGCGAAACATGAGATCACTGCTGTGGCTGCGCAGCCTGTGCCGGTGACTCGGCCGAACATGGGATGTCCGTTCAACACTTCCAGTGCCATGTCGCCATTACTGACGAAATCTATTTCTCCGGTAACGGCGACCACCTTTCTCAGCTTGGCTGCCAGCCTGTGAGCCCCGGCCCGTACGCTGTCTACCATCTCAAGGGAATCGACGCCGCGGATCTTTATGTCTTCCGTGCCCGCAAAGAGGGACATGATCTCCGAAGCGTTTCCCCTCACAATGGAGACAGGTACTTCTTCCAGAATCTTTAACGCTGCCCTGGTACGGAGAGGTGTGGCGCCGGAACCGACAGGGTCCAGAATGATTGGCGTCCCCGCCGCACCGGCTGCTTTTCCGGCCATAATCATGGAATCAATCCAATGGCGGGTCAGCGTCCCGATATTTAGGTTGAGGGTGCTGCTGAAACCGGACACGGCCTCCATCTCTTCATGGGCGTGGGCCATGATAGGGGAAGCGCCCACTGCAAGGGTCACATTGGCGGTACTGTTCATCACCACGAAATTGGTTATATGGTGAACCAATGGTTGCCGTTTTCTGATCTCGCGCAGAATTTCAACCGTTTTTCTCGATAATTGATTTGCATCCATATTCATATATGCGCCCTGCCTGAAGGTTTTTGCCGTTAGGGGTATTATCCATCATGTTCCGCTCGGAAGTCCTTTAACTCACTTTCCGTAAGGAACCGTTGCCTTCCTGCTAATTCGTACAGACGCAGCCCTCGGTCCAATAGGGGGACATGCTCCTCAGCCTTTCAATAATTGAGGGAAGCTTTTCTATTACTAGGTCGATATCCTCGTCGGTGTTGTAACTGCTGAGACTGAACCTAACCGACCCATGCGCCATCGTGTATGGTACACCCATGGCGCGCAGCACATGGGAGGGCTGCAGCGATCCAGAAGTACACGCGGACCCAGATGATGCGCAGATGCCGAACTGATCCATCAAGAGAAGGATGCTTTCTCCCTCGACAAACTCGAAACTGATATTCGTCGTGTTGGGGAGCCGCTCCGCCTTCCCTCCGTTAACCTTAACATTGGGGATGCTGGTGATGAGTTTGCTTTCAAGTTTGTCGCGGAGCTGTCTTACCCTCGTGCTCTCTTCTTCAATCTTCAGGGCCGCAAGCTCGCATGCTTTTCCGAGGCCGATTATATTCGGCGTATTTTCGGTGCCGCCTCTCCGTCCCTTTTCCTGGTGGCCGCCTATCATGAATGGTGAGTATCTTGTCCCCCGGCGGACATAAAGGACGCCGATTCCTTTCGGGGCATGAAGTTTATGGCCGGAAAAGGAGAGCATGGAGATGGCGTTCTCTTTCATGTTGATGGGTATTTTGCCCACGGCCTGGACGGCGTCGGTATGGAAAACGATGCCTTTTTCCCGTGCGAGGCGGGCTGCCAGTTCGAGGGGGAAGATGACCCCGGTCTCATTATTGGCCCACATGAGACTTACTGCCGCCGTGTCCGGAGTGAGGCTTTTTTCGTACTCATCCATATCAAGGTTTCCTTCTGTGTCAACGGCAAGTTCAGTTACCCGATACCCCTTATCCCTCAAATGCTCGCAGAGGACTTTTACGGCCGGGTGTTCCACTCTGCTTGTCACCACATGGCGCTTCTCGGGATTGACTGCCAGCGCAGATAGAATAGCGGTGTTGTCGCTTTCTGTTCCACAGCTGGTAAAGACAATCTCATCAATCTCCGCCCCAATCAGGGCTGCCACTTTCATCCGCGCCTCACTCAGTTTTCTTGCCGCCTGCCCCCCAAAGCTGTGCATACTTGACGGATTTCCATAGATTTTGCTGAAATAGGGCATCATCTCATCAAGGACCTCTGGGGCGACCATGGTAGTGGCGTTGTTGTCAAGATATACTGCTTTCATGGGGACACCT
The Syntrophobacterales bacterium genome window above contains:
- the thiM gene encoding hydroxyethylthiazole kinase; the encoded protein is MNMDANQLSRKTVEILREIRKRQPLVHHITNFVVMNSTANVTLAVGASPIMAHAHEEMEAVSGFSSTLNLNIGTLTRHWIDSMIMAGKAAGAAGTPIILDPVGSGATPLRTRAALKILEEVPVSIVRGNASEIMSLFAGTEDIKIRGVDSLEMVDSVRAGAHRLAAKLRKVVAVTGEIDFVSNGDMALEVLNGHPMFGRVTGTGCAATAVISCFAAVEPDPLVAAAAALGYYGLAGEEAARMSNGPGSFQVALYDALYNLSEDVMIEKLRIRPVCE
- the nifS gene encoding cysteine desulfurase NifS, whose amino-acid sequence is MKAVYLDNNATTMVAPEVLDEMMPYFSKIYGNPSSMHSFGGQAARKLSEARMKVAALIGAEIDEIVFTSCGTESDNTAILSALAVNPEKRHVVTSRVEHPAVKVLCEHLRDKGYRVTELAVDTEGNLDMDEYEKSLTPDTAAVSLMWANNETGVIFPLELAARLAREKGIVFHTDAVQAVGKIPINMKENAISMLSFSGHKLHAPKGIGVLYVRRGTRYSPFMIGGHQEKGRRGGTENTPNIIGLGKACELAALKIEEESTRVRQLRDKLESKLITSIPNVKVNGGKAERLPNTTNISFEFVEGESILLLMDQFGICASSGSACTSGSLQPSHVLRAMGVPYTMAHGSVRFSLSSYNTDEDIDLVIEKLPSIIERLRSMSPYWTEGCVCTN